The nucleotide window tctgtttttcattaggACACTTGACTGGTTACTCGCCGCAGCAGTTTCTGGATGAAAGGTGTCGAGGTGTGTTGTACATTCCATTAGCATTGCACAGTTCAATTATAGTTTCATTACTGAATATGCAATACTCTGCACTGAAGTTAAAGCTGTTATGTTTGCTCTTCCAGCTCGTCAAGTACTAAGCTTTACACCCCCAGCAGCAAATTTACCCTGGCAGCATATGGGTGAAAACGCTGGAGGTATGTAATATGTTGCGCTAAACTAAGTGTTCCATTTTAAGTCCAATTCATTAAATGTATGCAATAACTTCAAACATATTTTTACGTCAATGATTATCAATAGGAGAAAGTCATTGCTCTGTAATTGGCCCTTGGACTCCCCTGGCATCTCGTGTACAGCATGAAGTTTTCAGCTATGAAGGTATATTTTAGGCCTATGTCTTAGTGTCCAGTGTTTTAAAAGCATTGAAAATAGTGccttttaggtgtttttttttttgttgttgttttgttttttaatgtagattTCCAGAGACTCCAGAATGAAAAACAAGCCGTGATGGAGGAGAACCAAGCCCttagggaggagaaccaagctctgagggaggagaaccaagctctgagggaggagaaccaagctctgagggaggagaaccaagctctGAGGGAAAGCACTGCACGAGCAGGTAAGAACATGCACAAAAAAGTCAAACTTAGGAAAGAGTATGTGATGTATGTACAAAATTACCATATGCCTTTCATTTTGTAGCTTCGGATGACAGCGGCTCACTTCAAGAACAGGTGAAGCAAGTTGGGACAATGTTGAAGATGTTTGCTCGCACTGGGCAATCAGGTACAACTTGCAAACAACACCTGTGGTTGTTGGTTTAATTCCCACTGGGGCCACCTATACATGTAGTAGACCTAGATATAAATTTCATAGTTTAGTAGTTGAGGGACCAGGactgactattattttatttaaccccTGTAGGTGCAGATCAGACCTTAATGCTGCGACGTCTTGGAGAGTTTGGCGATGTTGTGCGTAGCATGGACAACAAAATGGACACTATGCTGCAACATTTCAGTGCCAATGTGTCTGTTGGAGAGTTATCCCTGCCAGGGGATCTGTTACTCCCCCTAGACACCCAGGAAGATTTGGCGTTGCTTGACAACAGTTTGAGGCAGGATAAAGAGCTCCAGGAACGATTTGTAAGTGTGCTGATTTCGTTTATAACTCCATAGGGTAATGTAAAAAGTAGAATTAAGATTGTACACTGCATATTCTACAGTCTGAATCCATAGCctgtcacattttatatttatgtatgataagcttcagagaaatgtaatttgtaacactttttttggattttcagcTTCGGTTTTTGGCAATCAAATGTGGGAGGGACCTAAAGACAACCGTCTGGCGGatgcttcaaagtatcttctctaATCACCTTTCCATCAATACAACCTGGACTGGAGTTggggataaagcatgttttagagACATGTTCCTGAAGACCATTGTTCAAAGTAagttggatgtaaaaaaaaaaaaaaaaaaaaaaaaaatgtttagtagaTGTGTATGGCATTATGCCATTCAAATGGAATGACAGATCTGTATTTTCTACAGGAGCCATCCGGAAGAACCCGGCAACACAGGATGCCACTGATGAAGCCATCCAGGTTAACGTTACGCGTTACCTGAAAGGAGCATCTGACCGTGAAGGCGGAAAAAGGCGCCGCACAGCTGAGAGGGACCCACAGCCGACCCCTTAAACCTAGGCTGACTACTGACATCCCAGCATCACTGACAACTGGAACCCTTTCTTTATCCTGCAGTCAGTAACATCAAGACCCCTAAAGAAGCCAGAAGTGTCAGACTGCACTCCCCAATCCACACTGTTCACTGTGGATATTATCATAGTGCTTAacttattatattgttaaatatagctTGTAAATCCTTGTGCCACAGGTCAGCATTGCAGTTATATCTGTTCTACTACTTTTTTTAcctcagtattttttatatatatttgaagatgtTTATCACAGATACAAGAGACATCTTGTACCCCAGGTCAGCAATGCCATTATAATGGTCTATTCTACTCCAGAgctttattctaaattattaccACTTATCTTATTGTTAGAAATGGCTTGTAAATGTGATGTTATACCTGAATTTTTTTTGGtgtcctgcacattctttggtacCAGATATACTCATTACTTATGTTTACTGGTAATTCTTTTCATGCCAGAGCTGACctctttatattattaacaattattgtaAGTGTTATAATTTGCTTGTAAgctaaggctgttttttttttttttaacaatttaattggaaacctgcgtgtgtgtgtgtgtgtgtgtgtatttattttatttttttctctttttttctgttatttatattttcaggGATCTGACATCATGTTtcaatgacagttactgtactttgAAATGTGGAATTAAAACGTCAAATGGAAATTTGTCTGGTTTGATCAAT belongs to Carassius auratus strain Wakin unplaced genomic scaffold, ASM336829v1 scaf_tig00017026, whole genome shotgun sequence and includes:
- the LOC113075387 gene encoding uncharacterized protein LOC113075387 isoform X4 is translated as MSSYWAKRRRILKGVERDKQEIAAANDALLAVIPDFDQVNPPVNEHSTWEKHHFKFMKGAECWQEAMRYLVRFQTGSSVETTDDDKKRKRKRISNSKYRPQASSDEEESSLPDAPAVLSFGQPLLSFENIVPGNKVSVLPDAPEVASIPENQENVVPSVDFRGEPGFSPEIQTPLHRAKSLSTRHLTGYSPQQFLDERCRARQVLSFTPPAANLPWQHMGENAGGESHCSVIGPWTPLASRVQHEVFSYEDFQRLQNEKQAVMEENQALREENQALREENQALREENQALREENQALRESTARAASDDSGSLQEQVKQVGTMLKMFARTGQSGADQTLMLRRLGEFGDVVRSMDNKMDTMLQHFSANVSVGELSLPGDLLLPLDTQEDLALLDNSLRQDKELQERFLRFLAIKCGRDLKTTVWRMLQSIFSNHLSINTTWTGVGDKACFRDMFLKTIVQRAIRKNPATQDATDEAIQVNVTRYLKGASDREGGKRRRTAERDPQPTP
- the LOC113075387 gene encoding uncharacterized protein LOC113075387 isoform X6, with the translated sequence MSSYWAKRRRILKGVERDKQEIAAANDALLAVECWQEAMRYLVRFQTGSSVETTDDDKKRKRKRISNSKYRPQASSDEEESSLPDAPAVLSFGQPLLSFENIVPGNKVSVLPDAPEVASIPENQENVVPSVDFRGEPGFSPEIQTPLHRAKSLSTRHLTGYSPQQFLDERCRARQVLSFTPPAANLPWQHMGENAGGESHCSVIGPWTPLASRVQHEVFSYEDFQRLQNEKQAVMEENQALREENQALREENQALREENQALREENQALRESTARAASDDSGSLQEQVKQVGTMLKMFARTGQSGADQTLMLRRLGEFGDVVRSMDNKMDTMLQHFSANVSVGELSLPGDLLLPLDTQEDLALLDNSLRQDKELQERFLRFLAIKCGRDLKTTVWRMLQSIFSNHLSINTTWTGVGDKACFRDMFLKTIVQRAIRKNPATQDATDEAIQVNVTRYLKGASDREGGKRRRTAERDPQPTP
- the LOC113075387 gene encoding uncharacterized protein LOC113075387 isoform X2, which encodes MTAFFEGMLFAIVQFIDEEDQPFAVVPQVWLSEGMCYWPPFNLRKKDKGNNLAIRCTPPHSTWEKHHFKFMKGAECWQEAMRYLVRFQTGSSVETTDDDKKRKRKRISNSKYRPQASSDEEESSLPDAPAVLSFGQPLLSFENIVPGNKVSVLPDAPEVASIPENQENVVPSVDFRGEPGFSPEIQTPLHRAKSLSTRHLTGYSPQQFLDERCRARQVLSFTPPAANLPWQHMGENAGGESHCSVIGPWTPLASRVQHEVFSYEDFQRLQNEKQAVMEENQALREENQALREENQALREENQALREENQALRESTARAASDDSGSLQEQVKQVGTMLKMFARTGQSGADQTLMLRRLGEFGDVVRSMDNKMDTMLQHFSANVSVGELSLPGDLLLPLDTQEDLALLDNSLRQDKELQERFLRFLAIKCGRDLKTTVWRMLQSIFSNHLSINTTWTGVGDKACFRDMFLKTIVQRAIRKNPATQDATDEAIQVNVTRYLKGASDREGGKRRRTAERDPQPTP
- the LOC113075387 gene encoding uncharacterized protein LOC113075387 isoform X3, which translates into the protein MLFAIVQFIDEEDQPFAVVPQVWLSEGMCYWPPFNLRKKDKGNNLAIRCTPPHSTWEKHHFKFMKGAECWQEAMRYLVRFQTGSSVETTDDDKKRKRKRISNSKYRPQASSDEEESSLPDAPAVLSFGQPLLSFENIVPGNKVSVLPDAPEVASIPENQENVVPSVDFRGEPGFSPEIQTPLHRAKSLSTRHLTGYSPQQFLDERCRARQVLSFTPPAANLPWQHMGENAGGESHCSVIGPWTPLASRVQHEVFSYEDFQRLQNEKQAVMEENQALREENQALREENQALREENQALREENQALRESTARAASDDSGSLQEQVKQVGTMLKMFARTGQSGADQTLMLRRLGEFGDVVRSMDNKMDTMLQHFSANVSVGELSLPGDLLLPLDTQEDLALLDNSLRQDKELQERFLRFLAIKCGRDLKTTVWRMLQSIFSNHLSINTTWTGVGDKACFRDMFLKTIVQRAIRKNPATQDATDEAIQVNVTRYLKGASDREGGKRRRTAERDPQPTP
- the LOC113075387 gene encoding uncharacterized protein LOC113075387 isoform X7; this encodes MRYLVRFQTGSSVETTDDDKKRKRKRISNSKYRPQASSDEEESSLPDAPAVLSFGQPLLSFENIVPGNKVSVLPDAPEVASIPENQENVVPSVDFRGEPGFSPEIQTPLHRAKSLSTRHLTGYSPQQFLDERCRARQVLSFTPPAANLPWQHMGENAGGESHCSVIGPWTPLASRVQHEVFSYEDFQRLQNEKQAVMEENQALREENQALREENQALREENQALREENQALRESTARAASDDSGSLQEQVKQVGTMLKMFARTGQSGADQTLMLRRLGEFGDVVRSMDNKMDTMLQHFSANVSVGELSLPGDLLLPLDTQEDLALLDNSLRQDKELQERFLRFLAIKCGRDLKTTVWRMLQSIFSNHLSINTTWTGVGDKACFRDMFLKTIVQRAIRKNPATQDATDEAIQVNVTRYLKGASDREGGKRRRTAERDPQPTP
- the LOC113075387 gene encoding uncharacterized protein LOC113075387 isoform X5 produces the protein MTAFFEGMLFAIVQFIDEEDQPFAVVPQVWLSEGMCYWPPFNLRKKDKGNNLAIRCTPPHSTWEKHHFKFMKGAECWQEAMRYLVRFQTGSSVETTDDDKKRKRKRISNSKYRPQASSDEEESSLPDAPAVLSFGQPLLSFENIVPGNKVSVLPDAPEVASIPENQENVVPSVDFRGEPGFSPEIQTPLHRAKSLSTRHLTGYSPQQFLDERCRARQVLSFTPPAANLPWQHMGENAGDFQRLQNEKQAVMEENQALREENQALREENQALREENQALREENQALRESTARAASDDSGSLQEQVKQVGTMLKMFARTGQSGADQTLMLRRLGEFGDVVRSMDNKMDTMLQHFSANVSVGELSLPGDLLLPLDTQEDLALLDNSLRQDKELQERFLRFLAIKCGRDLKTTVWRMLQSIFSNHLSINTTWTGVGDKACFRDMFLKTIVQRAIRKNPATQDATDEAIQVNVTRYLKGASDREGGKRRRTAERDPQPTP